In the bacterium SCSIO 12741 genome, GCGGTTTAGATCCTGCCCCGTTTCCCTGGTTCGGGTTTCGGGTGGTGAATTCTGACGGATTGCGGATGGCCAATTTTAAATGGGTTTCTCAAGCGGGAATCAAAAGAGATTCAATGTACGTGAAACAGGAAGATGGTTCCTTGCAAAAGAAACAAATGCTGTCCACCGGAAATTTCCATCCTCCGGGCAGTCCGTATATCGATCCAAATGATCTGATGGACAATGCGGATATAACGGCTCCGGTTCGGTCCTACTTCCCCAATGATTATGGCTTGTATAACATGGCCGGAAATGTAGAAGAAATGGTGGATGCCTATTACTTCCGCAACGATCGCTCAGACTTTGATCCCGACTTGCAAGATCAACCTGTTCAAGATGCATCCGGAGTTACCCGTGGAGGCAGTTGGCGCGATCCAGGATACTACTTACAAAATGGGGTGCGTCAATACTATTCCGGACAGGATTATTCTTCTGCTGATATGGGCGTTCGGTTTGTGATGGTGGTGTTGGAGTATTGATTGCCACTCCCTGTTTACTCTAATCACGACGCCTCACTTCGCCAATTGCCATCATTGGGTTGGTTCTTTTTGCGCAGGTCTTCAAATTCTTGAATGAGTTCCTTGTACAGCTGGCTGGAGTTCATATCCACCTTATCGATGATTTCGAAAACGGCTTTGCGGCTTACGTTTTGTTTGCCAAATTCGTAAATGCTCCACTCGCCGTTGTTGTATTCCAATGAGGTTAGGTTCTCAATCCAGTCGCCGGAATTGAGGTAGGTCACACTCCCTGGTCGTTGGTTATGATTCTCTTTTCGGGCTGGTGAATATGGCCACAGCATACCACATCATATCCATTTTCAATAGCGATATCAGCCGCAGTTTGCTCAAAGTTGTTGATGAACTTAACGGCGCTCTTCACACTGTTTTTAACCCGCTTGGACAAGGAGTAGCGTTCCCGCCCCATCTTTTCGAGGGTCCAGTTCATAAAGGTGTTAATCAGAATGAGGGAATCGTATCCGATGGCTCCTAATCTGGCCAACCACTTAGAGTGTTGCATGGTGACATCAAATACGTCTCCGTGAAAAAACCACATTTTCTTCCCTCCTCGTTCCATGAGAACCTTGTTGGTAATGCGAAAACTCCCGAGCTCAAACCCTACAAATTTTCGCAGCATCTCATCGTGGTTTCCCGTGATGTAATCCACAGGTATTCCCTGACCGACAAATTCTAAAATCTGCCGAACTACCTGCATGTGACTCTTAGGCCAGTAGCGCTTGGAAAATAACCAGATGTCGATAATGTCTCCGTTAAGGATAACACGCTTGGGTTGGATACTCTTGAGGTAAATTAGAAGTTCTTTGGCCCGGCAGCCATAGGTGCCTAAGTGAACGTCTGAGATGACCACTATATCAACGGGCCTTTTCTCTTGTTTCATGAGAGTGTTTTACGCAAAATACGGTGGGTATCTTACCTGAATTTCAACGTGTTTTTATCCTTAATCTAAGTAATTATGAAGGTGAACCTTGGTGGTATTAATTCCGTGTTAGCATCAGTGTACCGGCATAGGTTCCTACCCGATCCAATACTTTGTACTTGTCCACCAATTCTTTCTCTTCTGTACAAGCGTCCCAAACAAAGTCTGGAATAAAGTCGGGCTCTGCGTGGGCCGAACGCAGCAAGAATTTGGCTCCCGGAGCAGAGTTCTCCAATATCAGCTTCCACTCTTCTTCTAAGGCCTCTTTGTTGTAAGCGGCCAACCAATCTTGGTGATCAAGCAAGACAAAGTGGGTGTACTTTCCAGGGTTGTCTTTTAAGAATCCAGCCAAAGTGGAAGTATTTAGGGAAATCCGATTTTGACGATTGCAGAGCATTCCAAAGTTTTCGGGTTTTAGGTATTCCGGCAAGCAGGTATCGGAGTACTCTCCTTTTAGGTATACATACCAGAAATAGTTATCCTCAATAGGAAGTTCGGTAAAGATGTAACGCAGACTGGCAGCTACATATTCTGACATTCCACCTGGAAAATTCTCGGTAATGATTTCTTTTTGAGAACGCGGTACACCCAACATCGACATGGTCATTTGACGGTTCATCAACCACCTAACCATTTTATTCAAAAGCTTCGGTTCCAATTCGGCATAAACTTCACGCTGACGTTCCAAAGTATCGGCTTCCAGCAGATCTTCCACCAGTTGACTGGTCTTGGGACGAGCATTAAGGTATTTACGAAATACCCAGGCAAACTGTCCAGCTGTTCCCCGGTAGTAAAAGGTCTTTTTCTTCCAGGCAAATCCGGTAAAGTAGTCAATCTTCTCATCCCAAAACAGAGCGGCTTCCGGACTTAGATAGGCCCGGATAAACTTCTCATATATCATGGTGGCTGCAGGAGTACGACCATGAAGGAAAAAGTGCGAAAACGACTCGTAGTGCATGTCTTTCAAAAAGGCCAACTTCAATTCGAGAAGGGCATTTTGTCTTCTGTTCATGTCCACACAGTGGATGGCCTTGGGTCCATCGAGCAGATAATCCAGGGCATTGCAACCAGCCGAGGTAATCATAACGATTTCACTGTCTTTGTCGATATCCATCAACTTACGGTCTACCCGGGGATCTTCCCAACAGGTATTGTAGATCAGGTTATTGGTGTGGATGGATTCGAAGAGTTTGTCGCGGAGTTGGTCTAAAGCATTCTTAAATTTCATATTCCATAGGTACTATGACGCAAAAGAACTGAGATCCCCTGAGGAAGGTGTACCGCAAGTATTATGAATCCGTAAAAAAAACGTTTTCAATATCAGCACTACAGGAACCATTAGGACACACGGCGGTAATTTTGGCTTATTCCATTCTTGACCTGTCCTTTATTAGGAGTTCACACTTTCCAGATAGCTTCGAATGTTACTATAACTCTAAACTATGAACATTTCTGCGGCCTACTACCAGTGGAATTCTACTCAACCCGAAGCGGACAAAACAAGCTTTAAGAAAACGCTGGACACGTGGAAAAAGAAAGATCTCCATCAATGGATTGACAACCTGCATGGATCCATCCATTACCTCTTTATTAACGGTAACACCGTACCCTATTACCTGCCCAATCACCGGCAGCGTCATGAAGCTTATGTCGGCAGTATTGTCAACCAATACATTGTTTATGGGCTGGAGGAGTATGAAGAAAAAAACGGTAAAAAACCTTGGATTGGTTGGTTAAAAAAAGGGGTAGCAGGCTTGTTTCGCACCCTTCAACTGGACAAAACCATCCACATCGACATGAACCTTTTGAGTACTTCCTTTGCTTCCTGCAATTCAGCATTGGACTACTGGGAGGCTTCGGCCCACCTTATGGAGCGATATCCTCGGCATGCCTTGGTTATTCGTGGAATGACCCGTCCTGAATTGATTGAACCGCTGGAAGATTATGGTTACTGGCGAATAACCAATCGAAAGATTTACCAGGTAGATATGAGTAGCGGGTTTCCGAAGAAAAAACGCCCCTTGCAGCAGGATGTGAAACGGTGGACTAAACAAGAGGATTATGAATGGCGGCCGGTGGACTACAACGACGAAAATGAACTTACCCGTATTCTGGAATTGTACCGATCCATTTACCTGGAAAAACATTCCCGACTCAACCCTCGGTATACGCCCGGATTTGTTCGCCTTGCCTTAGAGAAGCAGTGGCTAATGGGCGAAGTGTTGGTGAATGATAAAAATTACCCCGTAGCAGTTCAATTGTACCTGGTGCAAGATGGGCAAATTACCACTCCTTTTATTGGCTATGATGTGACCGTTCCCCGGGAACATCGCCTCTACCCTTTTTTAAATCTAAGATTGATGGAAAAAGCGCAATCAGGAGGCTATTTGTTAAATATGAGCTCTGGGGCGGGGACCTTTAAAAAACAACGCGGAGGGGTGGGTCAGCTCGAGTTCCTTTTGGTACACGATCGCCATTTGCCCTGGTTCAGAAGAATTCCCTGGAGGTTGCTGTCTTACTTTACGGAAAAGTATGCTCGCCCATACCTGGAAGAGCACGACGTATAGCCTTTATAGAGTTCGGGTAGCCGTACCCTTTCCACGGCGAAGATCACCCTTTATCTCAGCATATATAAAATCGAAGACCATGTCATCAACGGTTACTTCACTTGAGCAATCCACATACTTGAAAAAGCGATCATGCACGTGTCCCGCAGGAGCTCTACCGTCTACATGATCCAAGATAAAAGTGTTGTTTTCTACTTTGGCCATCACCCAGATGTGATCACCCAGATTGGCAAAGTTGGTGATCTTAATCGAGTCAGGATCATTCATAGATCGCTCAATTTGAATTTTGTACTGGCGGTGGTGAAACATAGGTTCTATGAATACGTCTCGTATAGAATCCTTTACATTCCAAGTTCCAATAAATTGATCTGCAGCATAACGGCAGGTTCCATCATCTTTCACCGCATCTGAAGCAAAATTGATGGCTTTAGAATCGGTACAGCCATGAACATACTCACAAGTACCATTATCCTTTTCGGCTTCAGCATCAAAGTTGACAGCCATTGGATCGTTACATCCTTCTTTTTTCTGACAGCTGGTAGCCGTTAGAATAAGGCCGAGGGCAAATAGGGATAGAAATCGATTGGATCGGAAAGTTTTCATCTTAAAAAGGTTTGTTCAAAGGTAGGGACAAAAAGCTAAAGTACTTAGTCCCACAAATTTCTTGGTAGTTTATACTTGAGCAAGGTAACCCGCTCTTCTATGGCGTTTTGAAGATTAGCTTCAAAGTTTTCCGGGTCATCCAGTTTTAATCGGTGGGAGGTTGGAGCCATCATGTGCATCGCCATTTGCTGAGCACGTTTTTCAATCATGGCATCAATACTTCCGTCTTTGGGAACAAATCCGTAAACCAGATCCATGTCCAAAGCTTCTGCTGCATCGCGCAGCGATTTGAGGGTGATATTTCCTTCTTTTTCTCTTTGTTCGAGTTCTTGCAGGCTTTGTTTGGTAACAAAAAGTCGCTGAGCCAATTGGCGGAGCGACATTCCTAATGCTAGTCGGGTAGCTTTGATCCAACCGGTTGGAGGTTGACTCACCTGCAAGGCAGGCGCCAGTATCTTCATCTTAAACTCCAATTGCTCGATCTGCAATTTGTTTTTTCTCATGACGCATCTTTTAGCCGTTGTCTATTATCAAAATCCTTTGTAGAGAAGAGAATTATTCGATTACACTGACTATAAATTCGGCCCGCCCCAAAGAGGGCAGGCCGAATCATTAACTAATTTTCTCAGATGAATTGAGAAATTTAACGGGTCACTTGAACCCTACTGGTTACCCGTTCATTTCCCACCTGAATATCCAGGTAATAAACGCCTACTGAATACTTACCAAGGTCCAGGGTAATCTTTTCGGCGGACACCTCAGAAAATGTGTTGAATTCCAACGTTTTTCCTAAGGACGAAAGCACCCTTACTGAAACCGTCTGCGTAGCAGGCAGGTCGAAGTCAAGGGTTACCCATTGCTGAGTAGGATTCGGATAGATGGATAACTGTTTATTGTTGATCATATCGGCAAAGCCGGTAGATGGATCGTAAAGGTCAATCTGGAAGTCGAAGGAGCATCCGTTGTCGTCAACAACGGTTACAGTGCTCACCCCGTTGCTCAAAGTTGAAGCCGTTTGACCGGTTTCACCATTGCTCCAGGTGTAAGATTGGTAAGGTGCAGTACCGCCAGATGCAGTTGCTGTAACCTCAATGTTACCCTGACCCAGGTATTGAGGCTGACTAAACTGAACCTGAACAGGATCAGGAGTACTAATTACTACAGTAGTATCAAAAGTACATCCCAACTGATCTACCAAATGAAGTTTGTACTGTCCCTTTCCAACTCCGTGAATCTGTGGAGTCTGCATGTTCTGGTAATTCCAGGAATAGTTAAATGGTCCGGTACCACCATTGATAGTTACAGCAACAGTTGTGGTATCGTAGCTACAATCCAAGGATTTATCCAAGGCAACAGCAACGGGTGAATTAGGGTCTACGAGCTTAACTTTGGCAGTTTTAACACACCCAACATGGTCAATAACTGTTACATCGTAAATCCCCTTTTCTAACCCGATTGCTTTGGAGGTGGTTTGTTGA is a window encoding:
- a CDS encoding GNAT family N-acetyltransferase — protein: MNISAAYYQWNSTQPEADKTSFKKTLDTWKKKDLHQWIDNLHGSIHYLFINGNTVPYYLPNHRQRHEAYVGSIVNQYIVYGLEEYEEKNGKKPWIGWLKKGVAGLFRTLQLDKTIHIDMNLLSTSFASCNSALDYWEASAHLMERYPRHALVIRGMTRPELIEPLEDYGYWRITNRKIYQVDMSSGFPKKKRPLQQDVKRWTKQEDYEWRPVDYNDENELTRILELYRSIYLEKHSRLNPRYTPGFVRLALEKQWLMGEVLVNDKNYPVAVQLYLVQDGQITTPFIGYDVTVPREHRLYPFLNLRLMEKAQSGGYLLNMSSGAGTFKKQRGGVGQLEFLLVHDRHLPWFRRIPWRLLSYFTEKYARPYLEEHDV
- a CDS encoding mobile mystery protein A, producing MRKNKLQIEQLEFKMKILAPALQVSQPPTGWIKATRLALGMSLRQLAQRLFVTKQSLQELEQREKEGNITLKSLRDAAEALDMDLVYGFVPKDGSIDAMIEKRAQQMAMHMMAPTSHRLKLDDPENFEANLQNAIEERVTLLKYKLPRNLWD
- a CDS encoding BtaA family protein, producing MKFKNALDQLRDKLFESIHTNNLIYNTCWEDPRVDRKLMDIDKDSEIVMITSAGCNALDYLLDGPKAIHCVDMNRRQNALLELKLAFLKDMHYESFSHFFLHGRTPAATMIYEKFIRAYLSPEAALFWDEKIDYFTGFAWKKKTFYYRGTAGQFAWVFRKYLNARPKTSQLVEDLLEADTLERQREVYAELEPKLLNKMVRWLMNRQMTMSMLGVPRSQKEIITENFPGGMSEYVAASLRYIFTELPIEDNYFWYVYLKGEYSDTCLPEYLKPENFGMLCNRQNRISLNTSTLAGFLKDNPGKYTHFVLLDHQDWLAAYNKEALEEEWKLILENSAPGAKFLLRSAHAEPDFIPDFVWDACTEEKELVDKYKVLDRVGTYAGTLMLTRN